Genomic window (Kwoniella botswanensis chromosome 1, complete sequence):
CGAATGTGACAAAAGGACTATCTTGGAATGATTGTATATATAACAATTGGATCTGTTGTGTAAGTTTACAAAGAACAGACTTAAGAGAGGATTTGAGAGTGCAATCAAAAAGAGGCTTGTCTTTCTGGTGCTGTTGAGTTACGGGATTGATTGTTTAAAGATCAAGTAGGAATTCATCTTTTTGTGGATGATTGGTATCCAGTTGAAAATCATCTTGATTGAGAGGTAACTCAAATTCAAAAGATAGATCATTATTTTCAGCTATACCGTATATCATATGTCAATACTCGATTACCCTTGGCGCGAATTTCTCGACTTAATAAGGACTTACGTATTTCGACCGGACATAAATCATTCATCCTGGTGTCTAGATTCAAATCCAGATCTAAatccatgttcatgtttgaAGCCGGTTGATGAGGTTGTAAAGACTCATCATTCTGGGGATCTGTAATCGCATGATGCGATTCATATCTCCTCTCTGATAAGTCACCGCggcaagatatcatcaatcagcttatTGACTGATGCAACGAAAGGAGTTGACCAACTGACCTTTCACACTTGGAGGCATATATTCGActtcatcgacatcatctttcttcccctcctcAACTTTCACTctcgatttcgatttgatctttgagatggttgttgttgacgttgatgCTCCGGGAGTGTATACGTTCAATGTACTTTTGAGCTTACCGCTTTTAACTTGAGAGGGAGTAACATTTTGAGTGACAGTAAAAGGTTTCTTGGTTTTCAAGGAGGGTGTCGAGGCTATCCTAGGCTTTATACCATTGTGGGATGGTTGGAGTCCGGTAGGCTTCGAGGATAACGCTGTTCTGGAAGGTTTGATAGTGGGTTCTTTGAGATCTGATGGTCTTGCACTTGATTGGAGAGCTATTATATGACCAAATGTGAGCTATATATATTTGCCAGAAGACGCTGATAGGATAGCTTACCCTTCTTATCATCGACTGTTTCTCTGAGTTTGACGGTTCCTGGGGTTTTCTTGCTCTCCCTTACATCTTTATCCAAGATGTTCCTAGAGGTTGAAGTCGACTTGGAAGTTAGGATGTTCTCCTTTGTATGGGACGAAGTTGATTTGATCTTATTTGCTGATGACAAGGTATGAAGAACACCGCCTGCCCTCCGGACGGGGTGGATGAGATTCTCGTTGTGTGGTTGTCTTCTCGATGCCATTTTTGGATTTGCTTCTATATCTTTGAGGCCTGAGTAAATGTAcagctgaagagagagagggagaggtCAGGTTGAATGATCCGTCGGTAATCTTACGGGGTCCAGGTAATGTTCAAAGTCACACGCGTACTACTTGCTGTGGAATATTCACCACATGGATTTACTGTAATTTATCCCATTTCACACTCACCACCGTAGCCAcccccctcctccctccaTGTTTAACCGGACTGGACTGACACTTACAACTCAGTCAGATACAGATATAAACCCCTCTTCATACTCAGTCATTTCTGCATATCCAATATACCCCTCCCCTTCAGCAAGGCAATCGAAAGGACAGAGCTGTATCATCTGACTGGACCAACAATCAGGGGAAAAGGCAAACCAACATGTCAGATATTGAAGATCCGTCTTCACCTGTTGACCTGAAATCCGAAGATGAGAGACCAGtaacgaagaagagggtgagtaatctTCTCCGCAGTCTTTGAACTGACAGGATAAATGGCTGAGATAAATCGTATCTATAGCCAAGAATAGTAGATCCTGACGGTTAGTTTCGCtggattcatcatcccttcaCATACAAAGACTTTCAACTGACTTCTGCTGTATAAACTGATGTTCCATTGAAAACgcgcagaagaagatgtgagtgcAGCTTGTTTGTCCTTCTAGTAACTGCAATCCCAGCTGACAGCTCACTGTGCAGGACGTTGATGATACCGATGAAGTAGCAAAAGCAGACGAtgagaaagctgaagaggacGTAGAAAATGATttagatgaggatgaagatgatgaagatgacgaggaggacgaggatgatgatgaagagaatgatggtCAGTAAATCTACCCCCGTTCATTTCTTCAGATTGACGAGCTGACATGCTTCAACACATCGCAGGTGAAAGGCGTCGAAAGGTCAGCTGGTTGATGAGTTTCGACTTGGAgacaatcaagctgatacgTTGTGCTTCTTGAATGTAGCGTCGGAGAAAGCAAAAGAGATATAGGTTCTTGGATGTTGAAGCtgaggtagatgatgaggatgaagaggaagatgaggataatgATTATGGAGATGGTCAGTAATGATAAGGCCATCGATCTGTGATTATCGTCTGACTTGATGAACTTATAGTCGCCGAGTTCATCGACGAAgcacctgaagaaggagtTGCTCAGAGTGATTATCAACATCGAAGATTGGATCGAACGATTGGTAGaaacgaggaagaagatgtgcAGGATATAGTAcagagattgaaagagagacATGCCCGAACGGCCGCAGCGAGATACAATGGTGATAGTGATGCTGTACCTCAGAGGTTGTTGATGCCCGGTGTGAATGATCCTAGTTTATGGAGGGTATATGTCAAGGTAAGCTTCTGTCTTACTGCCCAGGTCAAAAGCTAAGCTGACACCTCATGTAGACTGGTAGAGAAGCTGCAATTTGTGCTTCTATCTTCCGAAAAGTCTTTTCCCAGCAATATTCGGCCAACCCCATTGAGGTAATCTCAGTATTCTTCCGAGACTCACTGCAGGGCATGATCTTCCTTGAAGCTCGACAATCTGCCGCTGTCAGTGCTGCTATCGCCGGTATCGTCGGTATCTTCCCCTCAAGAGGTGTATCGCTTGTACCCATTGAGGAGATGGCTCCTTTgctcaagatcaagaagaaggacgtAAATTTGACACCAGGAATGTGGATCCGGATGAAGAGGGGTAAACATACGGGTGACTTAGCACAGGTGGTAGACACGGATCAGATCACAAGCGGAGTAGTCGGAATCAAGTTCATACCTAGGATCGATCTCACCCCTagggaaaagaggaaagaaagagcaGCCAACGGAAAAGGATTCACCTCTTCTATAAAACCACCTTCAAGATTATTCTCATACGACGATGTCAGGAAAATCTATGGTCGACAGAGTGTGAGACAAGGTGCTCAGGGAAGTTATTTCTTCGATAATGACGAATACATTGATGGTTTCTGTGTCAAGGACGTCAAGATCAATGTGATCGAAAGTGAAAATGTCAATCCAACCTTAGAAGAGATATCGAGATTTTCAGGGGATGATCAATCTACTGCTAAATTCGATTTATCCGCTATAGCAGATGCCAACAAAAATCTTACTGTGTCGGTTCTGTTGCCTGGTGATCAAGTTGAAGTGTACGAAGGTGAACAAACTGGATTATATGGTGTTGTCGAAACGGTAACTTCGGACGTCATATCGATAAAAGCTATAGGAGGTGAAGTGcacgatcaaatcatcgaaGTACCGTCTAGAAGTGTCAGGAAAAGATTCGATGTTGGTGAACATGTCAAAGTGTTGGCGGGCAAGAATCAAGACGCAACTGGTATGGTGGTGGAAGTCAAAGGTGATGTAGTTACTTTGATGTCTGATCAAGGAGAACAAGAGGTAAGTTCACCATTGAACACGGTAGATCCGCCGGAAGCTAATTTCCGGTTGTAGATCAAAGTGTTCTCGAAGGATATTAGAAAAGCGGCGGATACTTCTAACACGACCAAGACTGGTGGACTGTATGATCTGCATGACCTGGTCATGCTAGAGTGAGCTAGAATTGCGCGAGTACGTCGAATGCAAATTAGCTGACCAATCCAATCTAGTTCTACCACCGCTGCTGTTGTCACAAAAATCGAGGGAGCCTTACTGCGTGTACTAGATCAGAATGGTGCTGCTAGATCTGTCACACCCGATCAAGTGACATTGAGAAGAGATAACAAGCGATTGGCTGTTGCTACCGATTCTCAAGGAAACGATATGAAAGTGGGAGATAACATGAAAGAAATTgaaggagaggtgagtcaacctgTGGAGAATACCTACAACCATTTAGCTAACAATGCACATCAGAATCGACAAGGAGAAGTGATAAACATATTCCGATCGCTTTTCGTGTTCTTACACAACCGAGATCTCACCGACAACAATGGTGTATTCGTTGCTCGAGCTCAATCATTAATCTCAGTCACACCGAAATCTGCCGTGAGCGACTTAGGGAAGATCAATCCTGCATTGAACCAGCAATTACCTTATGGCGGTGCATCGCTCATGCCTCCTCCCGCTACCAATGTCAATCGAAATAGATTGATCAATACCCTTGTCGTGGTAACTAAAGGAACAAGCAAAGGTTTGTTGGGTACGATCAGAGATATCCAAGGTGATAATGCTAGAGTGGAATTGAAGACGAATAATAAAACCTTGACTATTGCTTTGACTTCTctgaagagaaaagagtAAGTGTCTGCATTCTCGATGAGTAGCGTCAGATCAGCTAACGGGCGACATATACATCAGCCAAAAGACAGGTGCAACTTTCCCGCTCGAAGCTGGTGGTGGACCTGGCGGGTACGGACGTGGTGTGGGTGCTGGTGGATATGATGTTAACCCTTACAATGGTGCTCCAATGAATGTGAGCGAGACATGAAAGACCAAACGTTTTACGTGCTGATGGCAAGTTTAGGGCGGGCAAACTCCTGGAAATTTCGGTGGAAGAACTCCAGCTGCGAGATTCGGTCAGACACCAAATCCATATGCTGCAGGTGTAAGTATACCGGTTTCCCTTTCGTATCCCATACATAGAGCTGACATAGCGTTCCAGGGTATCGGAGGTGGCAAAACACCAAATCCCTACgctgctggtgctggtgcgGGAGGCCGAACACCCGCACCTGGATGGGGTGCTGGTGGCAAAACCCCAGCGCCAGGATGGGGAGGTGCAGGAGGTAAAACTCCTGGATGGGCTGGTAGCGGTGGCAAGACACCCGCTCCTGGGTTTGCGGATGGTGGAAGAACGCCTGCCTGGGGTGCCGGAGCTGCTGGTATGGGTGGTAAAACACCTAATCCTTATGGGGCCGGTGCCGGACCTTCGGGAGGCAGGACACCTGCTCCGGCTGGATCTACGTATGGGTCTGGTATGGACGCTGGGGGATCAAGGGTAAGTCACGCATTTCTTCCATGTTGCACGCTGAaatgtatcagctgacaCGTCAATGTGTAGTACAATAATGGACCTGTCACTGCGCCTACACCATATGGAGGACCCCCAACTGTACATTCCGCCCCTACTCCTGCTGCGCCATCTAACCCATACTCTGCACCTACACCTTACGGCGCTCCCACACCATTCGCTGGTCCACCAACTTACGCTGCTCCTACACCCGGTGCAGCCTTGTCAGCTCCTACGCCAGGTCTAGGTGGTCCAACGCCCTACGGAGCACCTACGCCTTTCGGAGCTCCAACACCATATGGTGGAGGTGCAGGCGGTGGTCCTCAAGTGGCAACAGGGGGAATACCTTGGGATTGGGCACTTGATTTCAGAAATGTCATAGTGGAAGTTGGATCCTCGTCGAAACCCAACAGTAGATCACCACTTCATTTCCAGAGAGGTGCTCATGACGGTAAGAGATTCGGCTACGATCAGATCAACGGAGAATCGTGTCACTGTATCTCGCTTGACGATTCGAGTATAATCGAAGATATACCTGCCGAATACCTCCGGCCTTGTAAACCTGACCAACCTGGACAGGTGGTCGTGTGTATCGGTGGTGGACCCGAACAGAAAGGTCAACAACGAACGACACAGTATGAGAACGATGgaagttggatgatggaaATGGATCATGGTGACTTGGGTGCGTTGGTGATTGAATCGGGAGATCTATGTAGGATCTGGAAAATGTAATTTGGCTGGAAGCGGAGACGTGTATCATTGACTTGCAATAGCAACAACGTAATGCAtcttacatatacatactaTTTTGCAAATATATCATGATTGCCATATAGTGATCAATAACTCACATTACGATTTAGAGCTGCCCAAAAGGTATGAGCGTTGTCTACAAGCGGCCACTCGCCACCATATGCTAACAGCTAAGGTAGATTATTCGTGAATAGTCCTTCCCTCTCAGCCCAAAGAAGAATGACATGCGTGTTGGTATCCTATGACCGAGGCAATATACCTATTTTGGAAAGTAATGGTTCCAGACATTTCAAAGCGTACCGTGGTAGTCTCCGGTTGTGAAGAGATCTAAACAGCTTTTCAAGTTACACAAGTAGCAACCACAGAGTGGCTGTGAGATCACTCCTCAGATTTTCAGACCGTTAAAAAGCTGTTGTTTTTCGCGCCTGCCATAATCTTGATAAAGTAAAACATGCATGGATCGCTCGAGCATGGGGTAATAGATCCGTCAGACCTTTGTAGCAACGCTTGAGTGCATTTCTGACCCTGAAGCGAAAATTCGTGAATTACAAGCGGTTCAAAGTGGCTATCTCTGAGTAGTGTGCAGTTCCTAAAGACACAGTACTTGGTTGCATACGATCCTCGTCATTTTCTTCTTACTTATGTTGGCACGGTGGGTTCCTATAAAGCCATCCTCAGGCAAAGAACGTCCAGTCACGAGAGGAACTTTGGATTCTGCAGACATGATACCAGCTTATGAGTGATGCTGAGGAGAAATACAGTCTGACAACGCCGATTAATATGATGTGCTGATGTAACTGTTCAAACCCCTCTGTCTGATCCCAGAGAGGTTCGCAATCAGCGACTGAGATTCACAGCCCAACCCAAAGCCTTATGTACCAGATGTGTGTAGAGTCGCATACGAAGTTCTGGTCAAACAGCATGAGTACGGGTTGCTCTTCGTATCATGGTCAGAATCACGTCTGTACGACCATTCTTAGAATTTCATATCACGCTTCCAGTGCCAGCTATGTGGTGATTCCTCAAAAGCTATTCTGCTGATCCTCAATATCTCGAGCAGTCATCAACTTTTCTCCTTGGAGCCATTCTTGTTTTTGAAGCTGCCGGAGCGATAGGCACCTATCTTATAAGGTAAGCAGTGGTCGGCAGCGTCACAACGTGTCGGAAACTACTGACGGATTCGCTTGACACAATTTTCAAACTCGGTGCCTAGACTCAAACGCCTCCGATCATCCAGAGGCCTATAGAAGCTGCGCCTTGTCCCTCTCAGGAGGCTCCATCGGATGTCCATTGGAATTTGTATCAACCATTTGAAGGGAGCTGCAGTCAGATCGAACATTGGAGCACCTTCAATCATTCCAAGGGAAGTGTTTCTGGTTGTATGATCCTGCGCTCGTGtaaaggtatgtcagctgagaaCGAAAACTAAGCTGCAGATTTTGGATTACTTACAGTTCGTACTCGTCCACCACCCCAGATATTATTGGGATTACTAAAAGCTGCGACCATGAGAGGTAGGTCGTCCATATAGGAAGCCGCAAGAAACACATCGGCAAAGGAAACAGACCCAACACTGTTCCATAAGTAGAGGTAAGTTCGAAGATTGTCCAACACATCTGACGCATCATACTTGAGGCAAAATCGGATCAAATCAATGAATTCTCGGACATTTTCAGGAGCTGGAGACTTGATATCAATAGGGCTATATAAAAATGCAAGGAACAGCTTGACGGTTCGGGAGGTTTCAATCTCTGTATCGGTGAGCTCTAGCTCTGTGGCACTTTTGGACTGAACTTGAGGGAATGCCAGTAC
Coding sequences:
- a CDS encoding transcription elongation factor SPT5, translated to MSDIEDPSSPVDLKSEDERPVTKKRPRIVDPDEEDDVDDTDEVAKADDEKAEEDVENDLDEDEDDEDDEEDEDDDEENDGERRRKRRRKQKRYRFLDVEAEVDDEDEEEDEDNDYGDVAEFIDEAPEEGVAQSDYQHRRLDRTIGRNEEEDVQDIVQRLKERHARTAAARYNGDSDAVPQRLLMPGVNDPSLWRVYVKTGREAAICASIFRKVFSQQYSANPIEVISVFFRDSLQGMIFLEARQSAAVSAAIAGIVGIFPSRGVSLVPIEEMAPLLKIKKKDVNLTPGMWIRMKRGKHTGDLAQVVDTDQITSGVVGIKFIPRIDLTPREKRKERAANGKGFTSSIKPPSRLFSYDDVRKIYGRQSVRQGAQGSYFFDNDEYIDGFCVKDVKINVIESENVNPTLEEISRFSGDDQSTAKFDLSAIADANKNLTVSVLLPGDQVEVYEGEQTGLYGVVETVTSDVISIKAIGGEVHDQIIEVPSRSVRKRFDVGEHVKVLAGKNQDATGMVVEVKGDVVTLMSDQGEQEIKVFSKDIRKAADTSNTTKTGGLYDLHDLVMLDSTTAAVVTKIEGALLRVLDQNGAARSVTPDQVTLRRDNKRLAVATDSQGNDMKVGDNMKEIEGENRQGEVINIFRSLFVFLHNRDLTDNNGVFVARAQSLISVTPKSAVSDLGKINPALNQQLPYGGASLMPPPATNVNRNRLINTLVVVTKGTSKGLLGTIRDIQGDNARVELKTNNKTLTIALTSLKRKDQKTGATFPLEAGGGPGGYGRGVGAGGYDVNPYNGAPMNGGQTPGNFGGRTPAARFGQTPNPYAAGGIGGGKTPNPYAAGAGAGGRTPAPGWGAGGKTPAPGWGGAGGKTPGWAGSGGKTPAPGFADGGRTPAWGAGAAGMGGKTPNPYGAGAGPSGGRTPAPAGSTYGSGMDAGGSRYNNGPVTAPTPYGGPPTVHSAPTPAAPSNPYSAPTPYGAPTPFAGPPTYAAPTPGAALSAPTPGLGGPTPYGAPTPFGAPTPYGGGAGGGPQVATGGIPWDWALDFRNVIVEVGSSSKPNSRSPLHFQRGAHDGKRFGYDQINGESCHCISLDDSSIIEDIPAEYLRPCKPDQPGQVVVCIGGGPEQKGQQRTTQYENDGSWMMEMDHGDLGALVIESGDLCRIWKM